The DNA sequence GCACCAAGCAGACGAAGAGTTGGAGCTAAAATCCACTGCGCTTTTCGACTTTCTGATTAAAAAAACTTCAAGAATTATTTATCCGGAAAATCTGAAAAGGTTTGCAGGTAAGGAGAGCGTGCCTAATGAATGGCTTGAAATGTATGTTTCCAGCAATGGGAAAGTTTATGATTCAGTATTCAGTGGAAACATGATTGGGGATGTACGAAGGGATAAATTCAAGAATCTCATATCTAGAGCGCTGGTAAACGAATCCAAATCGATCCTTAATGATCTCGAATAGAATCAAGTGTAGATTAACTGGAGGAAAATTCCTGCAAGGTTCATAGATTTAACGTAACTTTTTTAACTGGTTTATTATTTTGTATAATCATAGGATTGAACAGAATTGTCTGAAAAAAGCAAAGGAGCCCTCGAAGTAACAGTTTCGGTAAAGAGATCAGACTGTCTGGTCACGAATCTTATGTCGGAGATGAGTAGTGGCTGTTCAGTAGAACGCCTTAAGATTGGAAAGAATACTACGATCCACAGAATTATTTGTTCAAACGATAATTTTGAAGACACCTATATTAGATTGAAAAAAATAAGTCTGAGCATTATAAGGGTCGGAAAGAACACGATATGGGCTGAAGTTCCGAGTTGTTCCGCGTGCAGGTATTTTTCATCATCGGATGCGGTCGTGTTGGGAACACGAAATATAAAAGAAGATGTTGTTGCCTTTCGATTGCTCATTCAAAACTCATACAGGCTTAAAACTATAGAAAAGACGCTTGAGCTGAGCGGGCTCATGCCGAAGATTGAGGATATTTCGCTGGAGAGCTCTGACGTATTGACAGAAAGGGAAAAGGAAGTTCTGGAAGCAGCATATTCACACGGATATTTTGATTCCGATAGGAAAATGACTCTCACCGAAATTGCTGAATCCATGGGCGTGTCCGCTGCCTCCCTCTCCGATGTCCTAAGGCGCGGTACAAAAAAGGTAATCAAATACTATCTAGAAAATCTCCTTCTGGATGGAAAGAAATGAAATACGGTGTGTTATGGGGGCGCATATCCTTCACCATCCCAAAAATGCTGTTTCGTTGTTGATAAACTAGAGAGAGCAGATGGTTTAATCTTGTTAAAATTTTTGAAAAAATTTCAATAATTAGTTGCTAAATTTATTAGCTACCAAGGAATATTGTATTGATATGTATGGGGTTTCGATATTCTAACCTTTTGAGAAATATCAGGCCGTCTGAAATCAGGCAACTTTCCAAGTATGCAGCCTCTAAGGACATTATATCCTTTAGCGGCGGTATGCCAAATCCGTTGACCTTTCCCATAGGGGACATGGAGAAGATCATGGACGACGTTCTTGAGGAGAGCGGCGACATTGCACTTCAGTATGGCAATACTGGTGGTCTCGACGCCTTGAAATCTGAGATTAAGAGGCTTATAAAAGAGACAGAAAACATAAACGTTGACGAGCAGGAAATAATCGTTACTTCAGGTTCCCAGCAGGGCCTCTACGAGCTTGGGAAAATACTTGTCAATCCCGGAGAGCCTATCATAACTGAAGAACCGACATATGTTGGTGCTATCTCAGCATTTGACGCGAATCTTGTCGATTTTCATTCCATAGATATGGATGAAGAGGGGATGAGAACTGATCTGACGGAAGACGTGGTGAAGAAGCTTGTTGCAGAAGGTCATCCTCCAAAGTTCATATACGTAATCCCGACATTTCAAAACCCAACCGGAATTACTATGAACGAGGATAGAAGAAAACACATTTTAGAAATAGCCTCACGATATGATATCCCGGTAATAGAGGACAACCCCTACGGTGAACTTCGATTCTCCGGACGGAGAATGCCCACTCTGAAAAGTTTAGATCAAGAAGGGCGGGTTATTTATCTTGGAACGTTTTCTAAGATCATGTGTCCCGGCCTGAGAATTGGATATACTGTGGCCCCAACCGAGTTAATCTCAAAGATCAATCTGCTTAAGCAGGCACTTGATCTCTCGTCCAGCACTTTCTCTCAGTTTGTTGCCTGGCAGTACTTGAAAAGGGACATCCACAAGAAGCAGATACCAAAATCTATAGTGTTATACCGCAAATTGAAAGACACCATGCTGGATGCGCTAAATGAATATTTTCCGGAAGGTTCCTCTTGGTCCAAGCCAGATGGTGGTATGTTTCTTTGGGCTACTGTTGATCCATCAATTAACACGACTGAGATGTTAAAGGAAGCCTTGCAAAGTGGTGTCATATATGTGAGCGGAAATGCTTTCTCTCCTGCAAAGAAGCAGTGGAACAGTATGAGGTTGAATTATACCTTCTCAGATGAAGCTGCTATCAGCTCCGGTATCCGTAAATTATCCGAACTGCTGAAGAAAAAGCTTTCTTATAACGAACAAGTATCTTCTGCGGGAAAATGAGGGCTGTTCTGGGGGGTACATTCTCGAGGCTGCATCTTGGCCACAAAGCCATGATCGATGCGGCTTTCAACGTAGCTGATGAAGTGATAGTTGGACTTACATCGGATAAGTATTTAAAGTCCCACAAATATTATCGTGCTCCAACCTACGGCTACAGGAAAGCAAGACTGGAGAAATATCTGTCTAAATTTAAAAGGTCATACTCTATTTACCCCCTTGACACCAAATACGGCAGCACGCTTTCCAGCAACGACTATGATTTTATCATCGTCTCGGAGGAGACTAAAAAAGTCGCATTAGACATAAACAAGAAGAGAACAGAGGCAGGTCTAAAACCCCTAACTATAGTATCTGTTCCAATTGTCCTAGCAGAGGACCTTTTCCCCCTGAGTTCAACAAGGATACTGAACCATGAAGTCAGATCAAATGGGCATAGGATATTGCCTGTAAGAATCGGTATCGCAACACAAAACGATCTTAAGGTTAACAGTGCCAGTTTATTCTTCAAAAGCATAATGAAAAATTTCATCGTAGAGAAGATCGACAAATATGATCTCGATACGGATCAACCACTCGCGAACGATACACAGAGAATGGCGCTAAAGAGGGCACAAAAGGCGCTTGGAGACAGAGACTATGGATTAGGTATTGAATCTGGTGTCTACAGGGATCCGGTGACAGGAAAATCGCTGGATTTCCATTGTTGCATTGTTGTTGACAGATACTCTAGGGCGACTGTAGGGTACAGCAGCGGCTTCGAGGTGCCTGAAAATATAGTATATTTAATAAAGAATGGCAAAAACGAATCAGATGCTTTTAAGGTTCTTTATGGTGAAAACAACATAGGAAACAAAGAAGGAATTGTTGGGGAAATCTCCAGAACAAAAGTTGTCAGGGAGCAGTTAATCATAGAGTCCATAAGGAACGCTTTTATTCCGCGTATCGGTCCTTCTTTTTATGACATGGACTTGAAAGTTCTCTGATCCATTGAGTCAAGCTCTCCCCAAAAGCTACTTAATGGTTAAGTAATAGTTATACATATTTGAATTGGAGAGAGCATGGTAACCAAGGAAGAGATATTAGAGCAGCTTAAGCAGGTCTCAGATCCAGAGATTGGGATGGACATAGTCAACTTAGGCTTGGTTTACGATATTCAGATTAACGGAGACAGAGTTTATATAAAAATGACAATGACGGCTCCAACCTGTCCGGTTACGCCGTGGATCCTTTCACAGGCTCAAACGATTGTGGAGAACATGGAAGGTGTTGAAGCCGCCGATGTGGAACTCGTATGGGAACCTCCTTGGAATCCATCAATGATGACTGATGAAGCTAAGGAAGCTCTAAATATGGGATAAATTTATTTTTTCCTGCGATGTATCCCCGGTCCTGTCGGTACGGTATTCGGTCTTATTGAATTTATGATTATAGCGAAGCTTGTATAAGAGGCGAAGAACGCGGCAAAGATTCCCATGTATCCGCCGACATGTGTTAATGTAATATTTGTGTAAATTGCTCCAAGACCCAGAAGCACGAAAGTTAGCCACAGTGTCAGGAATGTAAGATTTAGGGACACATTTGCCATCATCGCCCCTCCCCACATGTATAGCGTAAATATTCCCCAAAGGATCAGTGCCCATCCAATAGCGAAAGCAGGTGGCGCAACAACCAGGTGAGCAGCAGGCAATATATTCAACAGTGCATAGAATTCCCAAAAAGCACCATAGCTGGTGAACGCGGTAAAGCCAAACGTGTTGCCGCGTCGCATTTCCCAAGACCCTGCTATGAGCTGGGCAAGTCCACCATAGGCGATCGCAAGCGGAACTACCACACTTACGCTTGTTCCTCCGAGAAATCCCGCGTTGACAAAGCTCAATAAAAAGGTCGTAAAAGCGAAACCAGCCAGACCAAGTGGGGCTGGATCAGCCATGAGCGCCTTATCGAACAAGCCGTGTTCCGGAAAATCCGTCATATTTATTTACCTCCGATTTGCATAAAAAGTTAACTGAGATCTTTATTTAAAAGTTTGCAATACCATATTTCTCAAAGAATTCGATCAACAAATAATATATATCTTTATCAATTACAGTTAATCATGACAGAAGCAGAAGATGAAATTATAACTTTGCCGGTGGATGAAAGGTACCATACAGCGATAGAATCATACAAAAAGGTATATAAGGAATCCTTGGAGCAACCTGAAACTTTCTGGAATCGTGAAGCAGGCATAATAGACTGGTTCAAGAAATGGGATAAGGTACTGGACGATTCTAATCCACCATTCTTCAGGTGGTTCGTCAACGGAAAACTAAACGCTTCTTATAATGCGGTTGACAGGCATGTACTTGGTGGAAAGCGAAATAAAGTGGCTTATATCTGGGTTGCTGAGAACGGTGACGAGAAGATTGTTTCATATGACGGTTTATATTATCGTGTCAATAATTTTGCAAAGGCCCTTCTCGACATGGGGATAAAGAAAGGAGATCGAATTATTCTTTACATGCCTATGATCCTGGAAGCACCTGTTGCCATGCTTGCTGCTGCACGTATAGGTGCAACGTTTTCATTCGTTTTCGCTGGATTTGGTGCCTCTGCGCTTGCAGAAAGAATCAATGATTCTCGGGCAACACTCGTCGTTACTGCAGACGGCTCGTTCCGTGCAGGGAAAATTGTAAAATTGAAAGAGATCGTTGATGAGGCCCTTACGATGTCATCAACGGTCAAGACAGTCGTCGTGGTTAAAAGGACCGGTAAAGATGTCCCGATGCAAGAGGGGAGAGATGTATGGTGGGATGACGTTATGGGTCATGGGGCCAATTACGTGAAGCCAGAAGAAATGGATGCAAACGACCCACTGTATATCCTCTATACCTCAGGCACAACCGGAAAGCCAAAGGGTGTAGTTCACTCTACAGGTGGCTATTCTGTATGGGTTGCGAATACGCTGAAATGGGCATTTAATCCTGGTGACGATGACAGATGGTGGTGCGCTGCCGATATAGGTTGGGTTACAGGACACAGCTATATTGTTTTCGCTCCTCTCTTTCTTGGCCTGACATCGATAATCTATGAGGGTGCAATAACGTATCCTGCGCCCGATAGGCTGTGGGAAATAATCGAGAAGTACAGGGTGAACATGCTGTACACTTCGCCTACAGCGATCAGGACTCTGATGAGATATGGCACAAAATACCCGAAGATGCACGATCTCAGCACGTTGAAGGTCCTTGGAACCGTAGGTGAGCCGATAAATCCAGCAGCATGGAAATGGTATTTTGAGAATATAGGAGATTCAAAAACCCCGATCATCGACACGTACTGGCAGACAGAAACCGGTGGCTTTGTGATATCTCCCTCAAATGGACTCGGTCTTTCTCCGCTAAAACCAGGATCGGCAACATTTCCCGTCCCGGGAATTGATCCAACCATTCTTGACGAGAATGGCAAAGAGGTAAAAACCGGTCAAAAAGGATTCCTGGTTTTCAGGAAACCGTGGCCCGGTATGTTCATGACATTGAACAACGACGATGAGAGGTATAAAGAGGTGTACTTCAAAAAATATGGCATGTATTATACAGGGGATTATTCCGTCAACGATCACGACGGTTACTTCTGGTTGCTTGGTCGTGCCGACGAGGTACTGAAGGTCTCCGGTCACCGACTAGGCACCATTGAGATTGAGGACGCATTGATATCTTCCAACGAAGTTGCAGAATCCGCTGTTTTTGGCCGTCCCCATGAAGTGAAAGGTGACGCGATCATTGCTTTCGTGGTCCTGAAGGAAGGAGAGGGAGGTGATGGCGACATTGTTTCCAAACTGAGGAACCATGTAAGGGAAACACTTGGACCTATTTACACGCCAGACGAAATTCATGTTGTAGGTGCCCTTCCCAAGACAAGGAGTGGCAAGATCATGCGAAGAGTCGTTAAAGCAGTATTTCTCAATCAGGTTCCTGGAGACATTAGCACCTTGGAAAATTCGGTTTCTGTGGACGAGATCAAATCGGCTATAGAACTTGTAAAGAGAGAAACATCTCTCTAGAACAACTTTACTGCAAATTAGGCATAAAGCCCAGAGTCGTAAAATGAGCAGCTATAGCTTTGATTTTGGTATACGCAGAGAGCAGTGGAATCTGAATCAGGTTTAAATACTATTTAAATATCTCCCTCAAGTGTTTATATATGAGTGAACGTGAAAAAATTACCGTCGAAAATATAGTTGCTTCAACCTCTCTGGCTGAACATCTTGATTTGAGTAGAATCGCCCTGGCGCTGGATGGTTCTGAATATGAGCCGGAGCAGTTTCCAGGATTGATTTACAGACTGCACGAACCTAAGACAGCAGTCCTGATATTCAGGAGTGGAAAGGTAAATTGTACGGGTGCGAAAAACCTAGCAAATGTTAAGAAAACAATAGATATCATTATTAGCAAGTTAAAAAAGGCAGGGATCAAGGTTACTGATAAACCTGAGATTGTTGTTCAGAATATAGTCGCGGTTTATGATCTTGAATCCGAACTCAATCTAACAGACATAGCCATGTCATTGGGTTTGGAGAATGTCGAGTATGAGCCTGAGCAATTCCCGGGCTTGGTTTACAGGGTCGAAGAACCTCGTGTTGTTCTTCTCTTGTTCGGTTCCGGAAAGGTAGTATGCACCGGTGCGAAGGAAGAGAGTGAGATCGAGCAGGCTGTAACAAAAGTGAAGAAAGAGCTGCAAAAAGTCGGTTTGATCTAGACCGAATGCATCTAAAGACACTTTACATTCGGAAATTAAAAATCGTAATTGAAAATTCCTAAAATTTTATAAATTCTCTAAGAAACGACGTAGCGTAAATACCTCTTCCGAGGGTGAATTTAAAGCTTCCATCATTGTTTATTATAAAATTAACAGGTTTTGCGCTTATTATCCTTCTTTCTCCCTTGGAAGAAAGTTCAGGATGGTTCAGGATCTTGAACTGTTCCAGTTCAATTCTTTCATTCTCCAGAACACGTGCTTCTATCTCACCCTCATCCCCTTTTGGTATGACAGATTCATAGCCCGGAACGATTATCGTAGGCCTAATCTTGTCCGTAATAGACAATTGTTGAAGCTTATCCATGTTGTAACCGTTCTCCTTGATTTCTGAATCCTTTGCAGAATTAAACAGCTCATCTATCTTATACATAATATCTCCAGAAACAACTTTATCTAGTCTGCCAAACTTTAACAACCTTTCAGAAAGTACATTATTGAAAATGTAGCTCTGGTATGCGTGGACGAACATAATTGCAAGATTTCGAGGGAGGACAGAAAAAGCGTCCCTTATCTCTCCATGTGCGCAAAGATAACCTAAAAGTGAGCGTTCAAAGGAGAGATGTTTAGGAAATGAGTTCAAGGCAAGGCATGGATCGTTTGTTTCTCCGAATTGAACGCGATAATCCTCGGTGTCGATCTCTCTATCGTAAATGTAAGTTCTAACTGCCCTCTCAATGTCCCCTTCCAGTATCAGCCTTCCTATTTTGTGTGTGTTTGTCCTAATTTCTCCAAATCTCTGCAAGCCGAAAAAATTAGGGAAACCTCCGTTTTGTAACACTTCATCGTATATCCTGAGAATTTTTTCCCGATCGTTCTCGTCGTAATGAATGTTTATAGTGAAGGTGTTTCCTCTAAGATCACCCAGCTTAAGCATTCTGTTGCATTTAAAAATCTCCAGCACGTTGCAGTCCCTGAGCTCAACGCTGGATTGATCGATAGTCCCGTTTACTGTGAAATACTGTGTAGTTATCGCCCTTTTGTCCTTGGTTCCTGCGTATGTTATCCTTTTCTTGCTTATTTGCAGACGTCTTGCAAGAAAAGAAATGAACCTGTTTGTATCCCAGTTTTTCAACTGGATCTTGAGTGCAGTGTATTTCCCGTTAGGATCTTCATTCATGTTATCAGGTACCTCTTCAACAATGAAATCTTCCGGATCGAGTTTTATTGAACCGCCTACCTTCTCGTTTGGTGAGGAAGAGAAACCAGAGATCCCAACGGCTCTCTCTTTTGGTTCGTTATCTTTAGTCATTGTTTGTGTCCTACTTGAAATAATGAGGAAGTACTAAACACTGACCGATCTCCCCAGAGGTTCGCGTCACAGAATTTTGGATCCTACACGGACACCTGTAAAGAATTCAGTCTTGACGCAAATAAAAACATTCATTATTTAGTTTGCTTTATCCCAGCATGTTCAAAGATAAATTTAGTAAGATTCGGGAAGGCTTGACGTATGATGATGTTTTGTTGGTGCCGTCAAGAACAAGTGTAGAACCAAAAGAAGTGAAAGTTTTTTCAAAGTTTTCTAAAAACATCAACCTTAAAATTCCAATCGCTAGTTCACCTATGGATACTGTTACAGAAGAGAATATGGCAGTAGCGATGGCACGTAGCGGCGCGATCGGTATACTCCACAGAAATGTAACTGCGAACCAGCAGGCAGGTTTTGTTAGAGCAGTAAAACGGGAGGAATCGATCATAATAAGAAACGTTATGACAATAGCACCAGAAACACCAATATCGGAAGCAAAATCAATCATGGAATCCAAGAAAATTGGGGGTCTTCCAGTTGTGTTGGGTGAAAAGCTCGTTGGTATCGTTACAAAGAGAGATCTCGAGTTTGCCTCTAGAGACAAAAAGATAGTCGAAGACATAATGGTAAAGAAAGTAATTTCCGCAAAAGAGGAAATAAAAATAGACGAAGCACTTGAGATCCTTTACAAGAACAAGATAGAAAAGCTACCACTTCTCGACGAACAGGGACGGGTTG is a window from the Thermoplasmatales archaeon genome containing:
- a CDS encoding pantetheine-phosphate adenylyltransferase, whose amino-acid sequence is MRAVLGGTFSRLHLGHKAMIDAAFNVADEVIVGLTSDKYLKSHKYYRAPTYGYRKARLEKYLSKFKRSYSIYPLDTKYGSTLSSNDYDFIIVSEETKKVALDINKKRTEAGLKPLTIVSVPIVLAEDLFPLSSTRILNHEVRSNGHRILPVRIGIATQNDLKVNSASLFFKSIMKNFIVEKIDKYDLDTDQPLANDTQRMALKRAQKALGDRDYGLGIESGVYRDPVTGKSLDFHCCIVVDRYSRATVGYSSGFEVPENIVYLIKNGKNESDAFKVLYGENNIGNKEGIVGEISRTKVVREQLIIESIRNAFIPRIGPSFYDMDLKVL
- the acs gene encoding acetate--CoA ligase — translated: MTEAEDEIITLPVDERYHTAIESYKKVYKESLEQPETFWNREAGIIDWFKKWDKVLDDSNPPFFRWFVNGKLNASYNAVDRHVLGGKRNKVAYIWVAENGDEKIVSYDGLYYRVNNFAKALLDMGIKKGDRIILYMPMILEAPVAMLAAARIGATFSFVFAGFGASALAERINDSRATLVVTADGSFRAGKIVKLKEIVDEALTMSSTVKTVVVVKRTGKDVPMQEGRDVWWDDVMGHGANYVKPEEMDANDPLYILYTSGTTGKPKGVVHSTGGYSVWVANTLKWAFNPGDDDRWWCAADIGWVTGHSYIVFAPLFLGLTSIIYEGAITYPAPDRLWEIIEKYRVNMLYTSPTAIRTLMRYGTKYPKMHDLSTLKVLGTVGEPINPAAWKWYFENIGDSKTPIIDTYWQTETGGFVISPSNGLGLSPLKPGSATFPVPGIDPTILDENGKEVKTGQKGFLVFRKPWPGMFMTLNNDDERYKEVYFKKYGMYYTGDYSVNDHDGYFWLLGRADEVLKVSGHRLGTIEIEDALISSNEVAESAVFGRPHEVKGDAIIAFVVLKEGEGGDGDIVSKLRNHVRETLGPIYTPDEIHVVGALPKTRSGKIMRRVVKAVFLNQVPGDISTLENSVSVDEIKSAIELVKRETSL
- a CDS encoding acetate uptake transporter, with translation MTDFPEHGLFDKALMADPAPLGLAGFAFTTFLLSFVNAGFLGGTSVSVVVPLAIAYGGLAQLIAGSWEMRRGNTFGFTAFTSYGAFWEFYALLNILPAAHLVVAPPAFAIGWALILWGIFTLYMWGGAMMANVSLNLTFLTLWLTFVLLGLGAIYTNITLTHVGGYMGIFAAFFASYTSFAIIINSIRPNTVPTGPGIHRRKK
- a CDS encoding helix-turn-helix domain-containing protein produces the protein MSEKSKGALEVTVSVKRSDCLVTNLMSEMSSGCSVERLKIGKNTTIHRIICSNDNFEDTYIRLKKISLSIIRVGKNTIWAEVPSCSACRYFSSSDAVVLGTRNIKEDVVAFRLLIQNSYRLKTIEKTLELSGLMPKIEDISLESSDVLTEREKEVLEAAYSHGYFDSDRKMTLTEIAESMGVSAASLSDVLRRGTKKVIKYYLENLLLDGKK
- a CDS encoding TATA-box-binding protein, whose amino-acid sequence is MSEREKITVENIVASTSLAEHLDLSRIALALDGSEYEPEQFPGLIYRLHEPKTAVLIFRSGKVNCTGAKNLANVKKTIDIIISKLKKAGIKVTDKPEIVVQNIVAVYDLESELNLTDIAMSLGLENVEYEPEQFPGLVYRVEEPRVVLLLFGSGKVVCTGAKEESEIEQAVTKVKKELQKVGLI
- a CDS encoding PLP-dependent aminotransferase family protein, with amino-acid sequence MGFRYSNLLRNIRPSEIRQLSKYAASKDIISFSGGMPNPLTFPIGDMEKIMDDVLEESGDIALQYGNTGGLDALKSEIKRLIKETENINVDEQEIIVTSGSQQGLYELGKILVNPGEPIITEEPTYVGAISAFDANLVDFHSIDMDEEGMRTDLTEDVVKKLVAEGHPPKFIYVIPTFQNPTGITMNEDRRKHILEIASRYDIPVIEDNPYGELRFSGRRMPTLKSLDQEGRVIYLGTFSKIMCPGLRIGYTVAPTELISKINLLKQALDLSSSTFSQFVAWQYLKRDIHKKQIPKSIVLYRKLKDTMLDALNEYFPEGSSWSKPDGGMFLWATVDPSINTTEMLKEALQSGVIYVSGNAFSPAKKQWNSMRLNYTFSDEAAISSGIRKLSELLKKKLSYNEQVSSAGK
- the truD gene encoding tRNA pseudouridine(13) synthase TruD translates to MTKDNEPKERAVGISGFSSSPNEKVGGSIKLDPEDFIVEEVPDNMNEDPNGKYTALKIQLKNWDTNRFISFLARRLQISKKRITYAGTKDKRAITTQYFTVNGTIDQSSVELRDCNVLEIFKCNRMLKLGDLRGNTFTINIHYDENDREKILRIYDEVLQNGGFPNFFGLQRFGEIRTNTHKIGRLILEGDIERAVRTYIYDREIDTEDYRVQFGETNDPCLALNSFPKHLSFERSLLGYLCAHGEIRDAFSVLPRNLAIMFVHAYQSYIFNNVLSERLLKFGRLDKVVSGDIMYKIDELFNSAKDSEIKENGYNMDKLQQLSITDKIRPTIIVPGYESVIPKGDEGEIEARVLENERIELEQFKILNHPELSSKGERRIISAKPVNFIINNDGSFKFTLGRGIYATSFLREFIKF
- a CDS encoding metal-sulfur cluster assembly factor — translated: MVTKEEILEQLKQVSDPEIGMDIVNLGLVYDIQINGDRVYIKMTMTAPTCPVTPWILSQAQTIVENMEGVEAADVELVWEPPWNPSMMTDEAKEALNMG